GCAAGTTCAGCTTCGGTGGCATCGTCGCCGGTCGATTCAGTCAACTCTGCAGCAAAGTCCAGCAACTCATCATCACCGGATGTCTCTTCAGGGATTTCCAGTACCGGCGATTCTGCAACCTCGTCGTCAACGGATGCTAACGAGTCTAAGTCGATATCCAGAGAATGATCGTCATCTTCGCCAAGTTCCAGCGCAGACAGCTCGTCTTCCATTTCTTCTGATTGCGACTCCTCAGCCAGAGACCCCAGGTCAAACTCCAGGTCATTACCATCAGAAAGATCGATGGCGTCTTCGGTTTCGGCCGCTGTATCGAAATTCTCCGCCGCTTCCAGTTCACCCAGATCGAAATCTAATAAGTTTTCTTCAGTATCGGAATCTGCAGGACTTTCGTTCAGGTCCAGCTCGTCGGAATTAGCATCCAGGCTCAGGCCCTGCTCGGATTCGGCGTCCAAATCAAAAGCAAGGCTGTCGTTATCGTCCAGATCGAGCGTTGGAACATCTTCCAGAGATGCCTCTTCGTTTAAAGATGGAATGTCGTCTTTTGCATCCGGCTCAACATTTAGATCCGCTGCAACCTCAGCCGAATCACCCAGATCAAAACTCAGTGCATCCGAGGCGTCATCGCCTGAACTATCAGACAGATCAAATGCTTGTCCATCGTCCCCAGCCGAAAGGTCAAGAGCGTCACCGAAATCAAGGCCATCACTGAATTCGTCGCCCAGGCTATCGTCCAGAGACGGAATATTATCGTCCAACGTCATCACGTCATCTGCCGCGCCTGCAGATGGAGCAATCGGCGCTGACAAACGGGAACGCAACTGCTCGGACTGATCGTTAGCATCGCGATCGCCCAGAGTGATCAAAGATGCTTCTTGTTTGGCAAAGGCATCTGCGTCATCCATCTCGACAAATACTTCGAGCAGCTTCAGACGCAAGTCGGAACGACTTGGCTCCTGCTCTATTGCACCGGATAACAGGTCAACCGCTTGCTCAAATTTGCCGTATGCGATGTAAATATCAGACTCGCTGATGACATCCTCGGTTTGGGCAACGGCTCCAAAATCGGACTCGTCTTCCCCGAGGTCATCCATTCCGAGATGATCTTCGCCATCGTGGTGGACATCATCGTGACCGACATCAATGTCTGCGCCAGACAAGTCGTCATCTTCAAAATCGATATCATCCAGCTCAGTGCCACCTGCGTAGGCATCACTGAAACCAACGTCAGCACCCTCGAACGCTTCCTCTTCGGCCTGAGAAGCTTTCCGTTTCTGGATCAACTTCACCGCACCAAGGACAAGCAACAACAATGCTGCCAAACCACCGCCCAGCAGTTCCGGGCGTTGTAGTAATGAATCAATAACGCCAGTCTCGGCACGACGCTCTGCTTCTTGCTTAGCAAGCATTTCTGCGATTCGGGCCTTCCGCTCGTCACGCGCTTTCGCATCATCGACCGCCTGATCAGAATCAGCGGATGATGGTTGCTGCTCCTGATAATTGAAATCTACTTCTTCAGACACCGCTTCAGCTACAGGGATCGGCTCTTCAGCTGAAACCTGACCTTCAGGGAGTGCCGTATCGGCCGTTGTTTCTGCATCGCCCTCCTCAGCTGCAACAGTCGTCTGATTCACATCAGACTCGCTGACCGCTCCACCCTCAGTGGCAAGCGCTGTTGCTGCATCGCCATCGACAGATTGTGCTTCGGTGACATCCGCATCGACCGATTCACCAGTCTGCTGCGCCTGCTGAACCTGAATTCCGGCAAGCTGGTCATCCTTAAGAGTAATCAAACGCTGAAGTGTGTTGAGCTGTTCTTCCAGCGACTCCAACCGCTGACGCAACTCCTGATTTTCCAACCGGCTCTTATCCAGTGTTTCCAGCGCTATCGCCAGGTCGTTCTCCAATGCTTGCTGGCGACCAGAACCCTGGCCATCCACATTACCACTAGCACCAGCCATCTCTGCATCGTCGCTTTCGGCTGATAGCAGTCGAACTTCACCACCCGCCTCTGAGGTTTGTGCAGGGGCTGGAGCATTACGACGTCCCGTTGCATCCAGCTGAGCAGCACCTGCGTTCAACGCCTGATTCTGTCGTTCAACTTCTGCTATGGCCTGGCCGAAGCGAATATTATCGATTTGTTCTGTATTTGGTATGCGAAGCACCTGGTGGGTCTTCAGACGGTTGATATTGCCACCGATGAATGCATCGGGGTTCTGCCGCTGAATTGCCAACATCATTTGCTGGGCACTGACGGAAGTATCCGGGCGATTCGCCAGTGCAATCTCCCAGAGGGTATCGTTTGGCTGAACTTTATACGTTCCGGGCTGAGCAGGTTTATCCAGCCAGTCATGGCTTTTACTGGCTGTGGCTACAGGTTTTGCCTCTACGGCAGCAACGCTTGTAACTTCTGCAGCGCTTGGGGCAACAACCAGCGGGTTGATCGTTTCCTCTTCAAAAACAGGAGGATCGAGCAGAACGGTGTACTCTCTGAGTACCCGGCCAGATGGCCAGTTCAATTCAACTAAAAAATTCAGAAAGGGTTCGGTGACTGGCTCACGCGTTGTCAGCACCAGAGAATCGCCATCGACTTTGAACTTGATTTTGGTCAGGAAGAACAGGCGATCAACGCCGGCACGTTCAAAGTCTTCAGTAGAAGCTAACGAAGGTTTGATTTCCCACTTAGACAAATCCGCAACATCAACCAGTTCAACCTCAGCATTGAGGGGCTGATTCAGTGCGGATTTAAGTGTCATCTCTCCAAGCCCCAATGCCAGTAGTTGGGAGGATAAAGACAATCCACCCGCCAGCATCAGAGATTTCGCAATTAGGCGCTTCATTAGTGCTTCCTTGTTGTTAAGGCGACGTCTCGCCTCTTCTTGTGTATCGAATCTAAAGCCGAAACCAATTTATTTTTTGAGATATTCCTAACCCAGCTTAGTTATCGATTCCATTCATAAGCAGCGTAAGTATCAGTGATAAAAATGCAATGCGCAATATTTTGGCGGCTTTCGGCGGCATAAAACCGATATTAAAGAATGAGTTAGCGCACTTTCAAAAGAAATGAGGTGAGAAAAGAGGAAGCGGGAATAAAAAAGCGGGGCTTCACCCCGCTTTTAGTCTAGACCGAATCAGCCAGCATTCAACAAAATGCGCAACATCCGGCGCAGAGGCTCTGCAGCACCCCACAATAATTGGTCACCCACGGTAAATGCAGAAATATATTCTGGGCCCATGGTCAATTTACGGATACGGCCTACCGGAATGGTTAAGGTGCCAGTAATTTTGGCTGGCGTCAGCTCTTCCATCGTCACGTCACGATCATTCGGAATTACCTTCACCCAGTCATTATGATCGGCCAGAATCTTCTCGATTTCATCAACCGACAGATCTTTTTTCAGCTTCAGCGTGATGGCCTGACTGTGACAGCGCATTGCTCCCACACGGACACACAAACCATCAATCGGTGTTGCGGCATCCTCTGTGCCAAGGATTTTGTTTGCCTCGGCTTCAGCCTTCCACTCTTCACGACTCTGACCAGACGGCAACTGCGAATCAATGTAAGGGATTAGACTGCCCGCCAATGGCACACCAAACTGATCTTTCGGATACTCCTCACCACGAATAAAATCTGCCACCTGGCGATCAATATCCAGTATCGCTGTCGCCGGGTCTTCGACCTTATCTTTGACGTTGGCGTGGATTGCACCCATTTGACTGATCAGTTCACGCATGTGCTTAGCGCCGGAACCCGAAGCGGCCTGGTAGGTCATCGGTGTTGCCCACTCAACCAGATCTTTTTCAAACAGACCGCCCAACGCCAGCAGCATCAGAGAAACGGTACAGTTACCACCCACATACGTTTTAACGCCGTTTTTAACACCTGCATCAATTACGTCACGATTGACTGGATCCAGCACGATAATGGCATCATCGTCCATACGCAGCGCGGACGCTGCATCAATCCAATAACCATCCCAACCGGCTTCACGCAGTTTTGGGTAGACGTCTTTGGTGTAGTCACCACCCTGACAGGTGATAATGACATCTTGTTGTTTCAACGCATCAACATCAAACGCGTCTTCTAATACACCGCTGTCCTTGCCCGCATAATCCGGCGCAGACAGGCCTTTTTGTGAGGTCGTGAAGAAGGTCGGCTTAATCAGGTCGAAATCTTTTTCTTCCTGCATACGTTGCATCAGTACGGAACCTACCATTCCGCGCCAGCCAACCAGACCTACTTTTTGTTCAGACATTTCTTTAACCTTTAAACGTTTTTCAGGGCAGCAACAACGGCTTCACCCATCTCTTCAGTGCTGACTTTGCTCATGCCGTTAGAATAGATATCGGCGGTACGCAGCCCTTGATCCAGAACATCACTCACAGCTTTCTCGATCGCATCAGCAGCAGCACTTTCATCCAGAGAATAACGCAACATCATGGCAGCAGACAAAATTGTCGCTAATGGGTTAGCGATACCCTGACCTGCGATATCCGGAGCTGAACCATGACAAGGCTCGTACATACCCTTGTTGTCCTTATCCAGAGAGGCTGATGGCAACATACCAATAGAGCCGGTCAACATTGCAGCTGCGTCAGACAGGATATCGCCAAACATGTTTCCGGTAACCATCACATCGAACTGTTTTGGCGCACGCACTAACTGCATAGCGGCGTTATCAACGTACATGTGAGACAACTCAACATCGGGATAATCTTTTGCAACGTCATTCATGATCTCACGCCACAGCACCGTGACTTCAAGAACGTTAGCCTTATCAACTGAGCACAGTTTTTTACCGCGTTTCTGAGCCGATTCAAATGCCACTTTAGCGATACGACGGATCTCTGATTCGGAATATACGTAGGTGTTGTAACCTTCACGCTCACCGTTTTCCAGCTCACGAATGCCGCGCGGCTTACCGAAATAAATACCACCGGTTAATTCACGAACAATCAGAATATCCAGACCAGAAACCACTTCAGGCTTCAGTGAAGAAGCATCAGCCAGCTGAGGATACAGAATTGCCGGACGCAGGTTGCCGAATAACTCCAGGCCAGAGCGCAGACCTAACAGACCTTTTTCCGGACGCAGTTCGCGATCCTCCAACTCATCCCACTTAGGACCACCGACAGCACCTAACAGAATCGCATCAGCTTTTTCTGCTTTCTGCATGGTCACTTCTGGCAGCGGCGTGCCAAACTCGTCGTATGCAGAACCACCAACCAGAGCGTTATCCAGCGCAATATCCAGGTTGAACTTTTCTTTCGCAGTTTCCAGAACTTTAACCGCTTCGGTTACGATTTCCGGACCAATGCCATCACCTGGCAAAATTAAAACATTCTGAGTCATTTTCTTTTCGCTTAACTTATAAAATTCTTAAAAACTTATTTAACCTGATCAAACAGCCATGGGTTAGCAGCACGGCGTTTTTCTTCATATGCCTTAATATCATCCGCATCCTGAAGCGTCAGACCGATATCATCCAAACCATTTAATAAGCAATGCTTACGAAATGGATCAACATCAAAGGCAATTTCATCACCATCCGGCTTGATAATTTTTTGCTGTTCTAAATCAACGGTTAATTGATAACCATCATTCGCATCGACCGCTTTAAATAAATCATCGACAATTTGTTCGTCAAGGATGATTGGCAACAAGCCGTTTTTAAAGCTGTTATTAAAGAAGATATCCGCATAGCTCGGGGCAATAATCGCACGAAAGCCAAAGTCCTCTAACGCCCATGGCGCGTGTTCACGACTGGAGCCGCAGCCAAAGTTTTCACGGGCCAATAGAACCGAAGCGCCCTGATAACGAGGCTGATTTAAAACGAAGTCCGGATTTAACGGACGACCTGAATTATCGGCATCCGGCTGACCTTCATCGAGATAACGTAATTCGTCAAACAGGTTGGGACCAAAACCGCTGCGCTTAATGGATTTCAGAAACTGCTTCGGGATGATCATATCGGTATCGATATTCGGGCGATCCATCGGAGCCACAACACCACTGTGTACAACAAAAGGTTTCATCGTATTTGCTCCTTAAAGATCACGCATATCAATAAAATGACCGGCTACCGCTGCGGCAGCTGCCATCGCCGGGCTCACTAAGTGAGTACGACCACCATAACCCTGACGACCTTCAAAGTTGCGGTTGGAAGTCGAGGCACAATGCTCACCACTACCCAGCTTGTCGGCATTCATCGCCAGACACATAGAGCAACCTGGTTCACGCCATTCAAAACCGGCTGCAACAAAAATCTTATCCAGACCTTCTGCTTCCGCCTGCTCTTTTACCAGACCAGAACCCGGCACAACCAACGCCTGAATGACGCTATCAGCTACCTTACGGCCCTTTGCAATTTCTGCTGCCTGGCGCAAATCTTCGATACGACTGTTCGTGCAAGAACCGATAAACACACGATCCAGCTTGATATCCGTAATTTTCTGGCCACCAGTCAGACCCATGTATTCATGAGCGCGTTTAATCGCGGATTGCTGAACATCGTCTTTGCCGTCTTCAACACGTGGCACAGTGCCGTCAACCGTGGTGACCATTTCCGGCGACGTACCCCAGGTAACCTGCGGCTTGATGTCTTCGGCTTTGATTTCAACGATTTGATCGAACTCTGCATCATCATCGGAAACCAGGTTTTTCCAGGCATCAACCGCCAGATCCCAATGCTCGCCTTTTGGAGCATAAGGACGGCCTTTAACGTATTCCGCTGTAATCTCGTCGAATGCCACCATGCCCACACGAGCACCTGCCTCAATGGCCATGTTACACATGGTCATACGACCTTCCATGCTCATGCTACGAATGGCGCTACCGCCAAACTCCATCGCACAACCGTTACCACCGGCGGTACCAATCACACCAATCACGTGCAGAACCACGTCTTTGCCAGTGATACCTGTTGCCAGCTCGCCATCAACACGAATCAGCAGGTTTTTCATTTTGCGCTGAATCAGACACTGAGTCGCCAGCACGTGTTCAACTTCGGACGTACCGATACCATGTGCTAACGCAGCAAAAGCGCCGTGAGTCGCGGTGTGGGAGTCGCCACAAACAACCGTCATACCCGGCAGAGTTGCCCCCTGCTCTGGGCCAACCACATGCACAATACCCTGACGTTTGTCCTGCATCTTGAATTCGACGATGCCAAAGTCATCACAGTTTTCATCCAGCGTCTTCACCTGAATTTTTGAAACCGGATCCTGAATTCCGTCAATACCGGACTCACGCTCGGTCGAAGTGGTGGGTACATTATGGTCCGGAGTCGCCAGATTGGCATCCAGACGCCAAGGTTTACGACCGGCGATGCGCAGGCCTTCAAATGCCTGTGGTGACGTTACCTCGTGCAACAACTGACGATCGATATAAATCAACGCCGTGCCGTCATCACGCTCTTTCACCAAGTGCTGTTGCCACAGCTTGTCGTAAAGGGTTTGTCCAGCCATGAGGGACTCCTTCTCTGATATTTTCTCTCATCAACAGCGACTGATCATCGCTTTAGCTATTGCAACAATATACGCCAAATGCTAAACAACATAAATTCATATTTTTCCAACAATGCATTCCTATTTGGAATAACTTCAAGTAACGGGAGATATCGGCGAACCGATGGACACTCAATCATTAAAAGCGTTTTTATCCGTCGCCGATCAGGGTTCTTTTTCCCTGGCCGCCGAACAACTTTATCTGACGCAATCCGCCGTCAGTAAGCGTATTCAACATCTCGAAAGTCAGCTTGATACACCACTATTCGAACGTCACAACCGCACCATCAGCCTGACCGAAGCCGGACGGGCATTATTGCCCAAGGCGCAGCAGATTCTTGATCTGGTTGCTGATACCGAACTTAAACTGCACAACCTCAGCGGCGAGGTTAGCGGCATCTTGTCACTGGCTACCAGTCACCATATCGGTTTGCATCGACTCCCACCGGTTTTAAAAGAATTCGTGCGCTGTTATCCGGCGGCACAACTAAGCCTAGAATTTATGGGTTCAGAACGAGCGTATCAGGCAATAAGTTCTCGACAGGTAGAGCTCGCATTAACCACACTGGAGAATGAATCACCAGCACACATCCATTCAGACATACTATGGCAGGACGATATGGTGTGTGTCTGTTCCGCCGAACATACATTGGCAAACCACAACAAACCGAGCCTTAAGTTACTGGCGCAAACACCGGCTATTCTTCCAGAACGACACACCATCACTTATCAACTGGTTGAATCGGCGTTTCTTAAAAAAGGTCTCAAACTTCAGGCCCCCATGCCTACCAACTATCTGGAAACCATCAAAATGATGGTTTCCGTCGGTTTGGGCTGGAGTATGTTGCCGCAATCTATGGTCAACAGCAGTGATAGCCAGATATGCATCATCCCCTGGCCAGGGCCGGCAATAAAACGATCACTAGGCCTGATACGTTTAAAGGAACGGACACTCAGCAACGCCGCCCAGGCTCTGATCGACTTATTGAATATGCAGTAGCTAAAAAGGCATGAAAATTACGCTGTAATCATTGAAATTGATTCGGAATAAGGAGCATGCTGTTGGTAGGCACTAATCTAAATCGTATAGGCCATGATGCAGATTTGCCTGCCGGTATAACCAAAAGAAGGAAATCGCTATGTTGGACGTTAATCATATTCTGGTCGTTCTGGATAGCGACCACCCGGAACAGGTTGCCCTGGATCGCGCCTTATGGCTTGCCCGCTCATTAGATGCCGACCTGACATTAATGACCAACACTTATGAAGCGTATTGTGAAGAAGGTTCGCCACTGAATGCCATCGACAGCGATACACAGCAACGTATCAAACAGGCGTTACTCAATAAAGCGGAGAACTGGATCACCAGCTTTATCAGCGAAGCAGAAGCGGATGGCGTTGAGGTGGATACCGAGGTGCATTGGCAGAAACACCTTCACGATGCGGTAATCGAATCGATGCGCAATACCTGCTTCGACCTCGTGATTAAAGGTACTCAGCCACATACTCTGGTCGATCGTATTTTCACACACACGGATTGGAATATGCTGCGCCACTGCCCGGCTCCGGTGCTTCTGGTAAAAGACGCTAAACCCTGGCAGAACAACCGCATTCTTGCGGCAATAGACGCCACAGCCCCCGATCAAAGTCACGATTTAATCAACGATAATATTTTATCGTTTGCTGAACATCTGGCTGATCATTTTGATACCGACCTGCATCTGGCTAATGCTTACCCTTTGGTCAGTGTCGCATTTGCTATGGTTCCGGAAGTAACTGCGCCGGATGACATTCAACATTACGTGACTGAACAGCATGAGGATGCCTGCCAACAATGGGCGAAAAAATTTAATGTGAATAACGATCATCTGCATATTGGCGAAGGTGACACAGACGATGTAATCGCCGGTTTTGC
The Saccharospirillaceae bacterium genome window above contains:
- the asd gene encoding aspartate-semialdehyde dehydrogenase, which gives rise to MSEQKVGLVGWRGMVGSVLMQRMQEEKDFDLIKPTFFTTSQKGLSAPDYAGKDSGVLEDAFDVDALKQQDVIITCQGGDYTKDVYPKLREAGWDGYWIDAASALRMDDDAIIVLDPVNRDVIDAGVKNGVKTYVGGNCTVSLMLLALGGLFEKDLVEWATPMTYQAASGSGAKHMRELISQMGAIHANVKDKVEDPATAILDIDRQVADFIRGEEYPKDQFGVPLAGSLIPYIDSQLPSGQSREEWKAEAEANKILGTEDAATPIDGLCVRVGAMRCHSQAITLKLKKDLSVDEIEKILADHNDWVKVIPNDRDVTMEELTPAKITGTLTIPVGRIRKLTMGPEYISAFTVGDQLLWGAAEPLRRMLRILLNAG
- the leuB gene encoding 3-isopropylmalate dehydrogenase, encoding MTQNVLILPGDGIGPEIVTEAVKVLETAKEKFNLDIALDNALVGGSAYDEFGTPLPEVTMQKAEKADAILLGAVGGPKWDELEDRELRPEKGLLGLRSGLELFGNLRPAILYPQLADASSLKPEVVSGLDILIVRELTGGIYFGKPRGIRELENGEREGYNTYVYSESEIRRIAKVAFESAQKRGKKLCSVDKANVLEVTVLWREIMNDVAKDYPDVELSHMYVDNAAMQLVRAPKQFDVMVTGNMFGDILSDAAAMLTGSIGMLPSASLDKDNKGMYEPCHGSAPDIAGQGIANPLATILSAAMMLRYSLDESAAADAIEKAVSDVLDQGLRTADIYSNGMSKVSTEEMGEAVVAALKNV
- the leuD gene encoding 3-isopropylmalate dehydratase small subunit, with the translated sequence MKPFVVHSGVVAPMDRPNIDTDMIIPKQFLKSIKRSGFGPNLFDELRYLDEGQPDADNSGRPLNPDFVLNQPRYQGASVLLARENFGCGSSREHAPWALEDFGFRAIIAPSYADIFFNNSFKNGLLPIILDEQIVDDLFKAVDANDGYQLTVDLEQQKIIKPDGDEIAFDVDPFRKHCLLNGLDDIGLTLQDADDIKAYEEKRRAANPWLFDQVK
- the leuC gene encoding 3-isopropylmalate dehydratase large subunit, with translation MAGQTLYDKLWQQHLVKERDDGTALIYIDRQLLHEVTSPQAFEGLRIAGRKPWRLDANLATPDHNVPTTSTERESGIDGIQDPVSKIQVKTLDENCDDFGIVEFKMQDKRQGIVHVVGPEQGATLPGMTVVCGDSHTATHGAFAALAHGIGTSEVEHVLATQCLIQRKMKNLLIRVDGELATGITGKDVVLHVIGVIGTAGGNGCAMEFGGSAIRSMSMEGRMTMCNMAIEAGARVGMVAFDEITAEYVKGRPYAPKGEHWDLAVDAWKNLVSDDDAEFDQIVEIKAEDIKPQVTWGTSPEMVTTVDGTVPRVEDGKDDVQQSAIKRAHEYMGLTGGQKITDIKLDRVFIGSCTNSRIEDLRQAAEIAKGRKVADSVIQALVVPGSGLVKEQAEAEGLDKIFVAAGFEWREPGCSMCLAMNADKLGSGEHCASTSNRNFEGRQGYGGRTHLVSPAMAAAAAVAGHFIDMRDL
- a CDS encoding LysR family transcriptional regulator; amino-acid sequence: MDTQSLKAFLSVADQGSFSLAAEQLYLTQSAVSKRIQHLESQLDTPLFERHNRTISLTEAGRALLPKAQQILDLVADTELKLHNLSGEVSGILSLATSHHIGLHRLPPVLKEFVRCYPAAQLSLEFMGSERAYQAISSRQVELALTTLENESPAHIHSDILWQDDMVCVCSAEHTLANHNKPSLKLLAQTPAILPERHTITYQLVESAFLKKGLKLQAPMPTNYLETIKMMVSVGLGWSMLPQSMVNSSDSQICIIPWPGPAIKRSLGLIRLKERTLSNAAQALIDLLNMQ
- the uspE gene encoding universal stress protein UspE; protein product: MLDVNHILVVLDSDHPEQVALDRALWLARSLDADLTLMTNTYEAYCEEGSPLNAIDSDTQQRIKQALLNKAENWITSFISEAEADGVEVDTEVHWQKHLHDAVIESMRNTCFDLVIKGTQPHTLVDRIFTHTDWNMLRHCPAPVLLVKDAKPWQNNRILAAIDATAPDQSHDLINDNILSFAEHLADHFDTDLHLANAYPLVSVAFAMVPEVTAPDDIQHYVTEQHEDACQQWAKKFNVNNDHLHIGEGDTDDVIAGFANDISADLVVVGTVGREGLAGVLIGNTAESLVDKVPCDVLVIKPLDGVRPDAD